The Lytechinus pictus isolate F3 Inbred chromosome 15, Lp3.0, whole genome shotgun sequence genome contains a region encoding:
- the LOC129278069 gene encoding TBC1 domain family member 13-like: MAASYSERVSSFQDVLKGPKIDVTELTKMCFNGVPDSAGMRSVCWKILLNYLPAARTTWPDVLAKQRQLYKEFLEEMIIQPGSKEYSTKRTDVTMEDHPLNPKPDSQWSQYFKDNEVLLQIDKDTRRLQPDIGFFQTATDYPCKELVDASTTLETLRKRIEHTMLHSVAVAKSRAGITNMVTSKKPMKMEFGHDTLEEGQEAHWEVLERILFIYAKLNPGQGYVQGMNEIIGPLYYAFAADKDLSWREHAEADTFFCFTNLMSKMRDTFIKTLDDSPTGINAKMVKLMQMVKRCDAKIWLQFQKQDLKPQFFAFRWLTLWLTQEFPLPDVTRLWDSLLCDEGKPEFLLCVCCAMILSQKDIILEGDFATNIKMLQHFPAIDMHELLKKAIEVREFCS; this comes from the exons ATGGCAGCCTCCTATTCAGAGAG GGTTTCGTCCTTTCAAGATGTCTTAAAAGGCCCCAAAATAGACGTCACCGAGCTGACAAAGATGTGTTTCAATG GTGTTCCAGACTCTGCAGGAATGAGATCGGTTTGTTGGAAA ATCTTGTTAAACTACCTACCAGCAGCCAGAACAACATGGCCAGATGTGTTGGCAAAACAGAG ACAACTTTACAAAGAGTTTCTTGAAGAGATGATAATTCAACCTGGGTCAAAGGAATACAGTACTAAGAGAACAGATGTTACAATGGAAGATCAC cctCTTAATCCCAAACCAGACAGCCAATGGTCACAGTACTTTAAGGATAATGAGGTTCTTCTTCAGATTGACAAAGATACTAG GAGATTACAGCCCGACATAGGTTTCTTCCAGACTGCTACAGACTACCCATGTAAGGAACTTGTAGATGCATCTACCACCCTTGAAACATTGAGGAAGAGAATAGAACACACCATGCTCCATTCAGTGGCTGTGGCAAAGTCTAGGGCTGGTATTACTAAT ATGGTAACCTCAAAGAAACCAATGAAAATGGAATTTGGTCATGATACATTAGAAGAAGGTCAAGAAGCTCATTGGGAAGTATTAGAAAGAATTCTCTTCATCTATGCCAAGTTGAATCCAGGTCAAGGCTATGTCCaaggaatgaatgaaatcaTTGGACCTCTCTACTATGCATTTGCAGCTGATAAGGATTTGAGTTGGCGAG AACACGCAGAAGCCGACACATTCTTCTGCTTCACCAACCTCATGTCCAAGATGCGTGATACCTTTATCAAGACGTTGGACGACTCACCGACAGGGATCAACGCCAAGATGGTCAAACTGATGCAGATGGTGAAGCGTTGTGATGCCAAGATCTGGCTGCAGTTCCAGAAGCAGGATTTGAAGCCTCAGTTCTTTGCTTTCCGATGGCTGACTCTTTGGCTCACCCAGGAGTTCCCTCTTCCAG ATGTTACCAGGTTATGGGACTCATTACTATGTGATGAAGGCAAGCCTGAATTTCTTCTATGTGTTTGCTGTGCAATGATTCT ATCTCAGAAGGATATCATCCTTGAAGGAGATTTTGCTACGAATATAAAGATGCTACAG CACTTTCCAGCAATAGACATGCATGAACTACTGAAGAAAGCCATTGAAGTAAGAGAGTTCTGCTCATGA